In one window of Actinomycetota bacterium DNA:
- a CDS encoding lysylphosphatidylglycerol synthase domain-containing protein, with the protein MRPRWGWLLGASVLAAVVWWVGTDPFVRGVTALDAGTLAVGAALGVPVTVASAWRWRLVANGLGVDVPLGRATAACYRSQLLNSVLPGGVLGDVHRGVDHGRAAGDPARGLRSVAWERTAGQLVQASIAVLVLVLLSSPVRSSLPGLLTLLVVGVVLLVALVRSWSTLRADLAMLLERRIWPGVVVASAVVVAGLVATYVVAARAVGVTAPLPTLVPLAVLVLVGAAVPANLAGWGPREGMAAWAFAAAGLGAEQGLSASVAFGVMVVVAVLPGAAVLVVGTRARERAEEPAHG; encoded by the coding sequence ATGAGGCCGCGGTGGGGGTGGCTGCTGGGTGCCTCGGTGCTGGCCGCGGTGGTGTGGTGGGTCGGTACCGACCCGTTCGTGCGCGGCGTGACCGCGCTCGACGCCGGGACCCTGGCGGTGGGCGCGGCGCTCGGAGTGCCGGTCACCGTGGCGAGTGCGTGGCGCTGGCGACTGGTGGCGAACGGGCTGGGCGTCGACGTGCCGCTCGGCCGGGCGACGGCGGCCTGCTACCGGTCCCAGCTGCTCAACTCGGTGCTTCCCGGTGGGGTCCTCGGTGACGTGCACCGAGGCGTCGACCACGGCCGCGCCGCCGGTGACCCGGCCCGCGGGCTGCGCTCGGTCGCCTGGGAGCGGACGGCGGGCCAGCTGGTGCAGGCGTCGATCGCGGTCCTCGTCCTGGTGCTGTTGTCGTCGCCGGTGCGGTCGTCGCTGCCGGGGCTGCTCACGCTCCTGGTCGTGGGCGTGGTGCTGCTCGTGGCGCTGGTGCGCAGCTGGTCGACGCTGCGCGCCGACCTGGCGATGCTGCTCGAGCGGCGGATCTGGCCCGGTGTGGTGGTGGCCTCGGCCGTGGTCGTGGCCGGTCTGGTGGCGACGTACGTCGTCGCCGCCCGGGCGGTCGGCGTCACCGCACCGCTGCCGACCCTGGTGCCGCTGGCGGTGCTGGTTCTCGTCGGCGCGGCCGTGCCGGCGAACCTGGCGGGGTGGGGCCCCCGCGAGGGCATGGCCGCCTGGGCGTTCGCAGCTGCCGGCCTGGGCGCCGAGCAGGGACTGTCCGCGTCGGTCGCCTTCGGCGTCATGGTGGTGGTGGCCGTCCTCCCGGGAGCCGCGGTCTTGGTGGTGGGCACCCGCGCCCGGGAACGAGCGGAGGAACCGGCGCATGGCTGA
- a CDS encoding glycosyltransferase family 4 protein has translation MTPTVTMVAPDGVGDPLRPSGGNTYDRRLCQELAAAGWTVDLQQVPGTWPRADAESRLHLAAVLARPPGGASVLLDGLVALAAPEVVVPAGRRLRTVVVVHMPLDGAGEGAVLRSATAVVATSHWTRRWLLSRHRLDPARVHVAAPGVDPAPPAVGSPDGGSLLCVGAVVPEKGHDLLVAALASIADLPWRCVAVGSLDCDPAYVAGLRADIRAAGLVDRVELTGPLAGARLAAAYGAADVLVHASRAETYGMVVTEALARGLPVIACAVGGVPEALGTAPDGRPPGVLTPVDDVDALAGALRGWVTDAGLRRRLRAAAGSRRPELADWLATGHRVARVLEDVAA, from the coding sequence GTGACCCCCACCGTGACGATGGTGGCCCCGGACGGGGTCGGTGACCCGCTCCGGCCGAGCGGTGGCAACACCTACGACCGTCGGCTGTGCCAGGAGCTGGCGGCCGCCGGGTGGACTGTCGACCTGCAGCAGGTCCCTGGGACCTGGCCGCGGGCCGACGCGGAGTCACGTCTCCACCTGGCGGCCGTCCTGGCCCGCCCACCGGGCGGCGCCTCGGTGCTCCTCGACGGCCTGGTCGCGCTTGCCGCCCCCGAGGTGGTGGTGCCGGCGGGCAGGCGGCTCCGGACCGTGGTGGTCGTGCACATGCCGCTCGACGGCGCGGGTGAGGGCGCTGTGCTGCGCTCGGCCACCGCCGTGGTCGCCACCAGCCACTGGACCCGCCGCTGGTTGCTGTCCCGTCACCGGCTCGACCCGGCCCGCGTGCACGTCGCAGCACCCGGTGTCGATCCGGCCCCGCCCGCGGTGGGCAGTCCCGACGGCGGCTCCCTCCTGTGCGTCGGCGCGGTGGTGCCCGAGAAGGGGCACGACCTGCTCGTCGCCGCACTGGCCTCGATCGCCGACCTCCCGTGGCGGTGCGTGGCCGTGGGCTCGCTGGACTGCGATCCGGCGTACGTCGCAGGGCTCCGAGCCGACATCCGGGCGGCCGGCCTCGTCGACCGGGTCGAGCTCACCGGGCCGCTCGCCGGGGCGCGACTCGCCGCGGCGTACGGGGCGGCCGACGTCCTGGTGCATGCCAGCCGGGCCGAGACCTACGGGATGGTCGTCACCGAGGCGTTGGCCCGAGGGCTCCCGGTGATCGCGTGTGCGGTGGGCGGGGTGCCGGAAGCGCTGGGGACCGCGCCCGACGGTCGGCCGCCGGGTGTGCTCACTCCCGTGGACGACGTCGACGCACTGGCCGGCGCCCTACGCGGCTGGGTCACGGACGCCGGGCTGCGCCGACGGCTTCGGGCCGCCGCCGGGAGCCGCCGGCCGGAGCTGGCGGACTGGCTCGCGACCGGCCACCGGGTGGCCCGGGTGCTCGAGGACGTGGCGGCATGA